TATATTTATGGAGCCTTGATGGCTCTTAACTATCAAAATGATTTATTGACTGTCTGTTCCGAAAAACAGACCCGCACATCTGGCATAATTCATTCTTACCTGCATTGTTCAGTTTTCAAGGAGCTCTGTCGCAGTAGCGCGACGTTTTTATATTGTACCACAACGTTTGATGTTGTGTCAATATCCATTTTTGGTTTCTCGCTTTGTTCTTGCGAACGCAGCTTGATTATATTAACACATTCTCTTGCTCTGTGTCAATATTTATTTTTTCCCTGTCGTATTGACGACTTTTATAATATAGCATGAGGTCTTAAGTCCTGTCAATAGTCTTTATAAACTTTTTTCAACGCCAGCCAGCAGAATGATGGCGCAGCCAAAAATAATCACGGCTGAAAACCGCTGCAATCCCTGCAGTAGACGTCCGGATGAATCAGCCTGGCCGGTAAATCGACCAGCTAAAGATAATCCAAAAAACCATACCCAGGAAACAAGGATACAGGCTAGAGTAAAAGCCAGCCTTGCCAGCCCTGTATATGCCAGAGAACTTACCCCAATCACCCCGATGGTGTCAATAATTGCATGCGGATTAAGCAGTGATACCGATAAAGCAAAAAAGATGCGCCGCTTTAGACTCCAGAGAGCCTGGTCCTGCCGGCTGCGAGAGGATGCGCTGCTTTTCCAGGTAACCCAGCTCATGTACAGCAAAAAAAGAAAACCGGCACTGATCAGCAACAACTTCAGCCAATAGAATTGCAGGACTGCAACCGACACGCCAAGCACTGCCAGCAGGATCAGAAAGGTGTCAGCAAGAGACGCTGTTAAGACGACGGGCATGGCCCGCCAGTAACTTGGCTGGACTGCCCCCTGGGTAAAGACAAACACATTTTGCACACCTAACGGCAGGATCAGTCCCAAGGCTAAAAGAAGACCATGAAAAAATGCAATTAGCACATCGCTTCCTCCTGATCGGACGCTTATTTTTCTACTCAATTCATTTACCATTGACGATGTATTCTTTTTAATCGTATAGATTTGTATCTTTAGCGCGGTCAATATATGCAGTTTCGAGATCTTCCACCGTTATTTTCCATTTATTTTATTAAATGTTTATTTTTTGAAATTATATGTATTCCATAAACAGCAAAATGCCCTTTCTCCACCTTTTTTCTACCTTATAAGTAGCTTATTCCAGGCCGCTTTTCTGTTGCTCCATAAATTTAGCGCTATAACTAAAATTAATTTTGCATATTTACTGTGGTGAATTCCTGTTTTTAAATCAAAAGAGTGGGCAGTTAAGCAGCCCACTCTAAAACACGATTCGGCTTATTCTTTCTGACGCATATGGGGAAATAACAGCACATCCCTAATGGAGTAACTGTCAGTTAAAAGCATGACCAGACGGTCAATACCGATGCCTAACCCGCCTGCGGGCGGCAAGCCGTATTCCAGAGCGGTGACGAAGTCTTCGTCCATCATATGGGCTTCATCGTCGCCGGATTCCCGTTGGGCTACCTGCTTCATAAACCGTTCTTTTTGGTCGATGGGGT
The Acetonema longum DSM 6540 genome window above contains:
- a CDS encoding LysE/ArgO family amino acid transporter, with amino-acid sequence MLIAFFHGLLLALGLILPLGVQNVFVFTQGAVQPSYWRAMPVVLTASLADTFLILLAVLGVSVAVLQFYWLKLLLISAGFLFLLYMSWVTWKSSASSRSRQDQALWSLKRRIFFALSVSLLNPHAIIDTIGVIGVSSLAYTGLARLAFTLACILVSWVWFFGLSLAGRFTGQADSSGRLLQGLQRFSAVIIFGCAIILLAGVEKSL